The following are from one region of the Populus trichocarpa isolate Nisqually-1 chromosome 8, P.trichocarpa_v4.1, whole genome shotgun sequence genome:
- the LOC112328460 gene encoding uncharacterized protein LOC112328460: MSVLRLSAGGVSFRHRSCVAGHGPGIRVVTKTLCNILKKVVNRSKKDWHERIGEALWAYRTTFRTPTQATPYSLVYGVEAVLPLECQIPSLRIAIQEGLSNEDNVRLRLEELEGLDEKHLEAQQRLECYQARLCRAFNKKV, translated from the coding sequence atgtccGTTTTGAGGCTTAGCGCGGGCGGGGTGTCCTTCCGGCACCGCTCCTGCGTTGCCGGTCATGgacccgggattcgggtcgtgacaaagACTTTATGCAACATTCTCAAGAAGGTGGTGAATCGCTCGAAGAAGGACTGGCATGAGAGAATTGGGGAGGCGCTATGGGCTTATCGTACTACATTCCGAACACCGACTCAAGCTACTCCATATTCCTTGGTATACGGGGTTGAAGCTGTTCTTCCACTAGAATGTCAAATTCCATCTTTAAGAATCGCAATCCAAGAAGGACTTTCCAATGAAGACAATGTTCGTCTACGCCTTGAAGAGCTTGAAGGTTTAGATGAAAAACATCTTGAGGCACAACAACGATTAGAATGTTATCAAGCGCGACTTTGTAGAGCTTTCAACAAGAAGGTGTGA